One stretch of Vibrio nitrifigilis DNA includes these proteins:
- a CDS encoding chorismate lyase codes for MNKFTSLYLYSLHYVSWSSPSMFTFPDEQSKKWLLEKGSLSRLLAKQCNQLNVNLINNQQVAHKNLLANDVAPLNTSEDCWVREVVLLGDNEPWVIGRTLIPESTIRDSQHDLSNQGTTPLGLTVFSADNVKRDGLEVGWADVDGKPLLARRSRLWMDHKPMLVAELFLPHSPIYTQEPV; via the coding sequence ATGAATAAGTTTACTTCGCTCTACCTATATTCGCTACATTACGTTAGCTGGTCTTCACCCAGTATGTTCACATTTCCTGATGAACAGAGTAAGAAATGGCTGTTGGAAAAAGGATCATTATCACGTTTATTAGCCAAACAATGTAATCAACTTAATGTTAATTTGATAAATAATCAACAAGTTGCGCATAAAAATTTATTAGCTAATGATGTTGCCCCTCTAAATACCTCAGAAGATTGCTGGGTTCGAGAAGTTGTGCTTTTAGGTGATAATGAACCATGGGTGATTGGCCGTACCCTTATTCCTGAATCAACAATTCGTGATTCACAGCATGATTTATCTAACCAAGGAACAACTCCTCTAGGATTAACGGTTTTTAGTGCGGATAATGTGAAACGTGATGGATTGGAAGTAGGGTGGGCCGACGTTGACGGTAAGCCTTTATTAGCTCGACGTTCACGTCTATGGATGGATCACAAACCAATGCTAGTCGCAGAACTCTTTTTACCTCATTCCCCTATTTATACTCAGGAGCCTGTTTAG
- a CDS encoding flagellar basal body-associated protein FliL produces the protein MFKRFLTPVILTLSLLAPFCASAEQEQPPKLAYFTLEPDLTTNFYTKGKKLGYIQVRIDIMVANEADLPIVEKHQPLIRDAVVELLGEQSADTIKSLSGREDLRKTLVEKLNNILLPETGRRIIADLLFTKYMYQ, from the coding sequence ATGTTTAAACGTTTTCTAACCCCAGTGATACTTACTTTAAGTTTGCTCGCACCTTTCTGTGCCTCTGCTGAGCAAGAACAACCACCCAAACTTGCATACTTTACGCTCGAACCCGATCTCACCACTAACTTTTACACCAAAGGTAAAAAACTCGGTTATATCCAAGTACGCATTGATATCATGGTCGCTAATGAGGCTGATCTTCCTATTGTAGAAAAACATCAGCCCCTAATCCGTGATGCAGTGGTTGAATTATTAGGAGAGCAAAGTGCAGACACGATCAAGTCACTCTCGGGGCGAGAAGATTTACGTAAGACTCTGGTAGAAAAACTAAATAACATCTTACTACCAGAGACCGGGCGCCGTATCATCGCCGACTTACTTTTTACCAAATATATGTATCAATAA
- the glpG gene encoding rhomboid family intramembrane serine protease GlpG, with protein sequence MIKLVTLNNPRVAQAFIDYMAKQQIDIQMMSEGDGQFSLWLSDDSQYSAVVDELNLFITHPDDPKYQAASWEIGHDQSPPFKYQSPSLISMIKDRAGPVTLIIMVACIAIYLLQILGFGRAIFSLLHFPAYKSQQWQLWRWVSHALLHFSVMHIAFNLLWWWDLGGSIEKKLGSVTVAKIFVVSAVISGAGQYWVDGANFGGLSGVVYALLGYIWVISVRAPHLGVSLPKSIVIFMLIWLVLGYVQPFMAIANTAHLAGLLAGGLLGLSDAWRHQAK encoded by the coding sequence ATGATAAAACTGGTCACTCTAAACAATCCTCGTGTTGCTCAAGCTTTTATTGATTATATGGCGAAGCAGCAGATTGATATTCAGATGATGTCTGAAGGAGATGGGCAGTTTTCATTGTGGTTATCTGATGATTCACAATATTCGGCTGTGGTTGATGAACTAAATCTATTTATCACTCATCCTGATGATCCAAAGTATCAAGCGGCATCCTGGGAGATCGGTCATGATCAATCACCGCCCTTTAAATATCAATCTCCAAGCTTGATCTCGATGATCAAAGATCGAGCAGGGCCTGTCACCTTAATAATCATGGTTGCGTGTATAGCGATTTATCTACTGCAGATATTGGGTTTTGGACGCGCTATTTTTTCTCTACTGCATTTCCCTGCTTATAAATCTCAGCAATGGCAGTTATGGCGCTGGGTCTCTCATGCATTATTGCATTTCTCAGTTATGCACATCGCTTTTAACTTACTGTGGTGGTGGGATCTTGGTGGTTCAATTGAGAAAAAGCTTGGCAGTGTTACCGTAGCAAAAATATTTGTGGTATCCGCAGTTATCTCAGGTGCTGGGCAATATTGGGTTGATGGTGCAAACTTCGGGGGATTATCTGGAGTGGTTTATGCTTTGCTTGGTTACATATGGGTGATCAGTGTTCGAGCTCCGCATCTTGGAGTGAGTCTGCCTAAATCAATTGTTATATTTATGCTGATTTGGTTAGTACTTGGCTATGTGCAACCTTTTATGGCTATCGCAAATACAGCACACTTGGCTGGATTACTTGCTGGTGGATTACTTGGCTTGAGTGACGCTTGGCGTCATCAAGCCAAATAG
- the glpE gene encoding thiosulfate sulfurtransferase GlpE, giving the protein MDQFQHIDVFNAHKMMEEKGAALVDIRDPQSFHVAHADQSFHLTNDTIVEFMNEIEFDHPVLVICYHGNSSQGAAQYLINQGFEQVYSVDGGFEAWHRAGLPVIKGE; this is encoded by the coding sequence ATGGACCAATTTCAACATATCGATGTATTTAATGCTCATAAGATGATGGAAGAAAAAGGGGCGGCTTTAGTTGATATCCGTGATCCGCAGTCTTTTCATGTGGCTCATGCCGATCAATCTTTTCATTTAACGAATGATACGATTGTGGAATTTATGAATGAGATTGAATTTGATCATCCGGTTCTTGTCATTTGTTATCATGGCAATAGTAGTCAGGGAGCTGCTCAATATTTAATAAACCAAGGTTTTGAACAGGTATATAGTGTTGATGGTGGTTTTGAAGCTTGGCATCGAGCAGGCTTACCCGTAATAAAAGGCGAATAA
- the rpoH gene encoding RNA polymerase sigma factor RpoH, with product MTNQAYPMALVTQDSLDSYIRSVNSYPMLTADEERSLAERLHYKGDIEAAKGLILSHLRFVVHVARGYSGYGLPMADLVQEGNIGLMKAVKRFNPEVGVRLVSFAVHWIKAEIHEYVLRNWRIVKIATTKAQRKLFFNLRKSKKRLGWFNNGEVETVARELGVEPSEVREMESRLAAQDATFEMSADDDENSSYTAPVLYLEDKDSDLADNVEAQNWEEHTNQRLTAALATLDERSQHIVRSRWLDDQKATLQELADHYGVSAERIRQLEKNAMKKLKEAVGDI from the coding sequence ATGACTAACCAAGCGTATCCAATGGCTCTAGTAACGCAAGATAGCCTAGACAGCTATATTCGTTCAGTGAATAGCTATCCGATGCTAACAGCTGACGAAGAGCGCTCACTCGCAGAGCGGTTACACTACAAAGGTGACATTGAAGCAGCGAAAGGACTAATCCTTTCTCATCTTCGATTCGTTGTTCATGTGGCTCGAGGTTACTCTGGTTATGGTTTGCCTATGGCAGATTTGGTTCAGGAAGGTAACATCGGCCTGATGAAAGCGGTAAAACGTTTTAATCCGGAAGTAGGTGTTCGACTCGTGTCGTTTGCCGTCCACTGGATCAAAGCCGAAATTCACGAATACGTGCTTCGTAACTGGCGTATCGTAAAAATTGCAACGACTAAAGCACAACGTAAATTGTTCTTTAACCTACGTAAATCGAAAAAACGTTTAGGTTGGTTCAACAATGGTGAAGTTGAGACTGTTGCAAGAGAATTAGGTGTCGAGCCTTCAGAAGTACGTGAGATGGAATCTCGCCTAGCTGCGCAAGATGCGACGTTTGAAATGTCAGCAGACGACGATGAAAATTCGTCTTACACAGCGCCAGTGCTGTATCTTGAAGACAAAGACTCTGACTTGGCAGACAACGTTGAGGCCCAAAACTGGGAAGAACACACTAATCAACGTTTAACCGCAGCATTAGCAACGTTGGATGAACGTAGTCAACACATCGTTCGTTCAAGATGGCTTGATGACCAAAAAGCGACATTGCAAGAACTTGCCGATCATTATGGTGTTTCCGCTGAACGAATTCGTCAGCTTGAAAAGAATGCGATGAAAAAGCTTAAAGAAGCAGTGGGTGATATTTAA
- the ftsX gene encoding permease-like cell division protein FtsX, whose protein sequence is MANKRLKRKEPKSNPGKRMKTDGYFTVQIKQAKAAFNKLWQRPMGNILTLAVISMALTLPSCFYLISKNISSVAASVASSSQISVYLEEGTPEAKIMVIKDEIERRDDVDKVEYISPQQGIEDLSANAGFEQAISLLDSSALPAVLIVNPKVTQKQQIKSIALDIQKNASVTDVRLDEDWLSRLDAIRNLASILVVSLSILMLASVFLIVGNTLRFNVQSNKEEIQTMKLIGATDSYILRPYVYSGMWFGILGAIIAWVMTAIITLLLNNAVEKLAGLYDSHFQLLGLGWDESLLLLMMGTFIGCVAARVSANRHLKEIDPI, encoded by the coding sequence ATGGCCAATAAAAGATTAAAGCGTAAAGAGCCTAAGTCTAATCCTGGTAAGCGAATGAAAACGGATGGCTATTTTACTGTTCAGATAAAACAGGCTAAAGCGGCATTTAATAAGCTTTGGCAACGTCCGATGGGGAATATCCTTACGCTTGCGGTTATCTCTATGGCGCTCACTTTACCAAGTTGTTTTTATCTGATTAGTAAAAATATCTCATCTGTTGCTGCTAGCGTAGCCAGTTCTTCGCAAATTAGTGTGTACCTTGAAGAAGGCACGCCCGAAGCAAAAATTATGGTCATCAAAGATGAAATTGAGCGAAGGGATGATGTCGATAAAGTGGAATATATTTCGCCACAACAAGGGATTGAAGACCTGAGTGCGAATGCTGGATTCGAGCAAGCGATTAGTTTGCTGGATTCTTCTGCTCTGCCAGCTGTGTTGATTGTGAATCCCAAAGTCACTCAAAAACAGCAAATCAAGTCGATTGCCCTGGATATACAAAAAAACGCCAGTGTAACAGATGTGAGGCTTGACGAGGATTGGCTATCTCGTCTTGATGCCATTCGCAACCTAGCCAGTATTTTAGTGGTCAGTCTATCTATTCTGATGCTTGCTTCTGTATTTCTCATTGTAGGGAATACGCTGCGCTTTAATGTGCAGTCGAATAAAGAAGAAATACAAACCATGAAGCTGATTGGAGCAACCGACAGCTACATACTAAGGCCTTATGTATATTCTGGTATGTGGTTCGGTATTTTAGGGGCGATCATCGCGTGGGTAATGACGGCTATAATTACTTTATTGCTGAATAACGCAGTAGAAAAATTAGCAGGGTTATACGACAGTCATTTCCAACTATTGGGATTAGGTTGGGATGAATCGTTATTATTATTGATGATGGGAACCTTTATTGGATGTGTGGCTGCTCGAGTATCCGCGAACCGTCATCTCAAAGAAATAGACCCCATTTAG
- the ftsE gene encoding cell division ATP-binding protein FtsE, protein MIKFQQVSKAYRGGRQALQKVDFHLRRGEMAFLGGHSGAGKSTLLKLICAIERPTDGKISFNDHDITRIPNRDIPFLRRNIGIVFQDHRLLMDRTVFENVALPMRIESASEAEIKRRVSAALDKTGLLDKARCFPTQLSGGEQQRVGIARAVVNRPTLLLADEPTGNLDPELSNRILRLFEEFNRAGVTILLATHDINLVNSRPQYRHLELNQGFLSEVQDYGQ, encoded by the coding sequence GTGATTAAATTTCAACAAGTAAGTAAAGCCTATCGAGGCGGACGTCAGGCACTGCAGAAGGTAGATTTCCATCTACGCCGGGGTGAAATGGCGTTTCTAGGTGGGCATTCAGGTGCAGGGAAAAGTACCCTGTTGAAATTAATCTGTGCGATTGAAAGGCCAACGGACGGAAAAATCAGTTTTAATGATCACGATATAACACGGATTCCTAATCGTGATATTCCTTTTTTACGTCGTAATATTGGTATTGTATTTCAAGATCACCGCCTGCTGATGGATCGTACGGTGTTTGAGAACGTGGCTTTGCCAATGAGAATTGAATCTGCGAGTGAAGCGGAAATCAAACGGCGTGTTTCTGCAGCGCTAGATAAAACGGGATTGCTTGATAAAGCACGCTGTTTCCCGACACAGTTATCAGGTGGGGAACAGCAACGAGTTGGTATTGCTCGGGCTGTGGTTAATCGTCCGACTCTATTGCTTGCAGATGAGCCTACCGGAAACCTTGATCCAGAACTGTCGAACCGAATTCTACGATTATTTGAAGAATTTAATCGAGCTGGAGTCACCATTTTATTGGCGACTCACGATATTAACTTAGTGAATTCTCGTCCTCAATATCGTCACTTAGAACTGAACCAAGGTTTTTTGAGCGAGGTCCAAGATTATGGCCAATAA
- the ftsY gene encoding signal recognition particle-docking protein FtsY, translated as MTEKKKRGLLSWLGFGDEESGQTQTTEVEKDEQDQPVVDEPSESEDTLVAEAEAEAEAEAEAEVIEEPEHEVVEEPKAARIQEQEKPTESFFARLKRSLSRTKANIGAGFFGLFKGKKIDDDLFEELEEQLLIADVGMDTTMKIIDSLTEKASRQELKDGEALYGLLKEEMADILSTVEQPLVIDTEKTPYVILMVGVNGVGKTTTIGKLAKQFQADGKKVMLAAGDTFRAAAVEQLQVWGERNDVPVIAQHTGADSASVIYDAIEAAKARHYDVVIADTAGRLQNKGNLMEELRKIVRVMKKIDDSAPHEIMLTLDAGTGQNAISQAKLFTEAAPLTGITLTKLDGTAKGGVIFALADQFQIPIRYIGVGEGIDDLRPFETQEFIDALFSRDE; from the coding sequence ATGACAGAAAAAAAGAAGCGTGGCTTACTGTCGTGGCTCGGCTTTGGCGATGAAGAGTCTGGCCAGACACAAACAACCGAAGTAGAAAAAGACGAACAAGATCAACCGGTCGTTGATGAGCCATCTGAGTCTGAAGATACTCTTGTTGCAGAAGCAGAAGCAGAAGCAGAAGCAGAAGCAGAAGCAGAAGTAATTGAAGAGCCTGAACATGAAGTGGTTGAAGAACCTAAAGCAGCACGTATTCAGGAACAAGAGAAACCGACGGAAAGCTTTTTTGCTCGTTTAAAACGTAGTTTAAGTCGTACTAAAGCCAATATTGGTGCTGGCTTTTTTGGCCTGTTTAAGGGTAAAAAAATCGATGATGACTTATTTGAAGAGTTAGAAGAACAGCTATTGATTGCTGATGTGGGCATGGATACCACAATGAAAATTATCGATAGTCTGACAGAAAAAGCATCGCGCCAAGAATTAAAAGATGGCGAAGCATTATATGGATTGTTAAAGGAAGAGATGGCTGACATCCTTTCTACCGTTGAACAACCTTTAGTTATCGACACAGAAAAAACACCTTACGTCATTCTTATGGTTGGTGTTAATGGGGTAGGTAAAACAACAACCATTGGTAAATTGGCGAAACAATTTCAAGCGGATGGCAAGAAAGTGATGTTAGCCGCTGGGGATACATTCCGTGCCGCCGCTGTCGAACAGCTTCAGGTTTGGGGTGAACGTAATGATGTGCCTGTTATTGCGCAGCACACAGGGGCTGATAGCGCTTCAGTGATTTATGATGCGATTGAAGCGGCTAAAGCGCGCCATTATGACGTGGTCATTGCCGACACCGCTGGTCGTCTGCAAAATAAAGGCAACTTAATGGAAGAGTTGCGTAAAATTGTTCGTGTGATGAAAAAAATCGATGATTCAGCACCTCACGAAATCATGTTAACGCTTGATGCGGGAACTGGCCAAAATGCGATTAGCCAAGCGAAGTTATTTACCGAAGCAGCACCTTTAACCGGGATTACTCTAACTAAACTAGATGGTACTGCAAAAGGTGGTGTTATTTTTGCCCTAGCAGATCAGTTCCAAATTCCAATTCGTTATATTGGTGTGGGTGAAGGAATCGATGATCTTCGTCCATTCGAAACTCAAGAATTTATCGATGCGCTGTTTAGCCGCGATGAATAA
- the rsmD gene encoding 16S rRNA (guanine(966)-N(2))-methyltransferase RsmD, with protein sequence MARRPKQKPSAAQSPTGHVRIISGLWRGRKLPVHDAQGLRPTTDRVKETLFNWLAQDIAGSNCLDLFAGSGGLSFEAASRQANHVSMLELNPKAYQQLSQNITALKTTNIEVHQTDTLQYLAKKGTPHDVVFIDPPFRKGLLEETIQLLENNGWLANYAMIYIECERELALPELPEHWELYREKSAGQVSYRLYERNVG encoded by the coding sequence ATGGCAAGACGTCCTAAGCAAAAACCATCTGCTGCCCAATCACCAACAGGTCACGTACGCATAATCAGTGGGTTGTGGAGAGGAAGAAAACTCCCTGTCCATGATGCTCAAGGATTAAGGCCAACGACCGATCGAGTCAAGGAAACTCTATTTAATTGGCTAGCGCAAGATATTGCAGGGTCAAACTGTCTTGATCTTTTTGCAGGTTCAGGCGGTTTAAGCTTCGAAGCTGCATCTCGTCAAGCTAACCACGTCTCTATGTTGGAATTAAACCCTAAAGCGTATCAGCAGTTGAGTCAAAACATCACCGCTTTAAAGACAACAAATATTGAAGTTCATCAAACAGATACTTTGCAATACTTGGCGAAAAAAGGCACGCCCCATGATGTAGTCTTTATTGACCCCCCTTTTCGCAAAGGCTTACTTGAGGAAACGATTCAGTTGTTAGAAAACAATGGGTGGTTAGCCAATTACGCTATGATTTATATTGAATGTGAACGTGAGTTAGCCTTACCTGAGCTACCTGAACACTGGGAACTTTACCGAGAAAAATCAGCAGGTCAGGTGAGTTATCGTTTATACGAAAGGAATGTAGGATGA
- a CDS encoding DUF1145 domain-containing protein, protein MKALIWIAKTAIALVWLVLILNIVMPFPGKAAWALYIMTVFLFMMHGLQALIFIGAFGDKISMSRWEKWSILIFGIFALLDIRRKHMS, encoded by the coding sequence ATGAAAGCTCTCATTTGGATCGCTAAAACAGCCATTGCACTTGTTTGGTTAGTGCTCATTCTTAATATAGTGATGCCTTTCCCCGGGAAAGCGGCTTGGGCGCTATACATCATGACTGTGTTTTTGTTTATGATGCATGGTCTTCAAGCATTGATTTTTATTGGGGCGTTCGGTGACAAAATTTCCATGAGTCGCTGGGAAAAGTGGTCAATACTCATATTTGGTATTTTTGCCCTACTGGATATTCGGCGAAAGCACATGTCTTAA